In Palaemon carinicauda isolate YSFRI2023 chromosome 1, ASM3689809v2, whole genome shotgun sequence, the genomic stretch AAGGTTATGCCTGTGCCAAAGAAATACTTTCACGTCGAACATTGTACCGTACTAAAATTACAATAACCTACAACATATAAACGACAAATTTGTAATGAACACATACCTCCTGCTTAAACAGAATATCCTGAGATGCCATGAAGAGGGGCGAAGAGCCTTTATCATTGGTGACATTCACATTAGCACCACAAGACAAGAGGAATGAAACGACAGCAACAGATGGAAACGGAGTCATGTGTTCGTCTTCTAGCAAAGACTGACTCGTCAAAACGTTGGTTTTCATGGCTGCCAGATGAAGCAGCGAATGGCCACCCTGGCAGGTTCTCGGGTCGAGACGTAAGGTAGAGGAAACTAGGGCAAAGACAGCCTTCTCCTGCGACTCGGTGAGCGGTATGTGACGGATGACGAATATCATGTGCGTTAGTACTTTGAGCATGTGGTCAAAGTTACTCTGATGTTTCTTGTGGACAGGCTGTATTTTCAGCAATTTCATGGATTCGGGAAATTGGGCGGCCAACAACGAAAGGGTTCGGAAGGCATCTTCAAAACTGACAGTGTTCGACATGAGCCCCGCGTTATGCTTTTCCATCATGTCTAAATAGAGACGTACTAGAGCTTGTGCTGTGAAACAGGTTTCGTTAAATAATATAGTGTCTCGTTTGATTCTCAATTCAAATACGTACAACCACAGATCTATACAATTTTGATATTGCAAAGAATCGGCATAAGCTGCCCCGCGATACATCAATCGGAAAATCATGTCTTTGTGGGCCGTCCCAAGTATACGCTCGCAGATCAAGAGGGACTGCGTTCTCATGGCGTTAAAGTCAATTGTAATGAGTCTTAGTTCATCAGGATTTTTAAACTCCACTGCATATTGATATGTTCTTCTTGCAGGCAGGACGTGCTTGCTGATGCCCGCCGATTGGCGGATATTCATGGCCTTCCACCAGTGCTGGATGGCAACTTGCATGTCATGATGTTCGTCTAGAAAAGTCGTACCTAAGAGTTCATACCCGTCGGCAATCCTACCAGGCGGGTATGAAACGGCATTTATTAGATATTCAAATATTTGACACGCGCCCTTGATGCAAGATGTTTGCAAGGCATCGTCGTTGTATCGACTGGTGAGATGGGGGTTCGCCCCGTGTTCGAGAAGCAACTTGGTGGTTTCGAACCTGTGTTCTTGAATGGCATAATGTAACGCAGTTTTATTCTGAATGTCCTGGGCATTGACATCGGCTCCGTTTCTCAAAAGGTACTCGCACAACTTCACGCTCTGGACCGAATTGATGAGACACGTGCCCCCGTTGTAGTTCGGCTTGGCGATGTCTGCCCCGTTCTCCACCAGGTAGGTCACGATGTCCAAATGGGTCATGAAACAGGCACTTCTGACAGGCGTGGACCCCGTGTCGGAGACACTGTTCACATCTGCCCCGTGTTCCACCAGGCACTTGACCACGGGCAACCTGCCTGCAACGGCGGCACACCAGAGGGGCGTGACGTTATGGATGGACCTGTCATCGGGGACTTCGTAAAGGCCTCTCTGCTCGACATCAGCATCGCAGAAGGTGATGAGATAATCCACCACTTCCACATTGCCCCTCTTACAAGCCACGAACAGAGGGGCGCATCCATCCTTGGTCCTGGAGACGATCTCCCTCCTCTCGGATTTCTGGAATCTATCTAGCCTGGTCCGCAGCATGTAGGAAAGCCTGGCCCCGGGGGCGATATTCTTGCACTCATTGTAGAGATCTGTGAATATCTGCTCTTTCTGTGGTGTCTGGTTCACCTTGTCCGTGCTAATCCACATTCTACGTTTGAACACAGAGAAAAAGTTTTCCTTTGCAGAATCCAGCTCGCCGGAGAGTAATGCGCCAATTCTAAATTAAAATGCTGGATTATCTCAACATACGCAATCCACTAAATAGATCGATGTGCGAAATTTATGTAGTTTATAGCTTGAAAATGCAGTCCACATAGAAAAACAGCACCTAAGGTTCACCAGCAACTGTTGCCTTGACTGTACTGGCTCAGTCAGCTGAGCGCAGGTGCTGCCAGGCAGCTTGTCGTAAGAAACACAAATAGAAAAACTATCGTACTTAGTTGTCGTTCCGAGACGCTACATTACTGTTATTTTTCAAATTAAGCTAATTTTTCAGTATAAAGGATGTCTTTGtgtcatatataataataaacagtcataataaatagatttttttctataaacaataaatataaagaatgtaAACAAAAGGTAAACTGGTACTGAAATGAATATTATCGTACAATTGTAGAGTATTCCTGCCCTACAGCACTTTTCAACGAcgaattattttaattctattttt encodes the following:
- the m-cup gene encoding protein fem-1 homolog C yields the protein MWISTDKVNQTPQKEQIFTDLYNECKNIAPGARLSYMLRTRLDRFQKSERREIVSRTKDGCAPLFVACKRGNVEVVDYLITFCDADVEQRGLYEVPDDRSIHNVTPLWCAAVAGRLPVVKCLVEHGADVNSVSDTGSTPVRSACFMTHLDIVTYLVENGADIAKPNYNGGTCLINSVQSVKLCEYLLRNGADVNAQDIQNKTALHYAIQEHRFETTKLLLEHGANPHLTSRYNDDALQTSCIKGACQIFEYLINAVSYPPGRIADGYELLGTTFLDEHHDMQVAIQHWWKAMNIRQSAGISKHVLPARRTYQYAVEFKNPDELRLITIDFNAMRTQSLLICERILGTAHKDMIFRLMYRGAAYADSLQYQNCIDLWLYVFELRIKRDTILFNETCFTAQALVRLYLDMMEKHNAGLMSNTVSFEDAFRTLSLLAAQFPESMKLLKIQPVHKKHQSNFDHMLKVLTHMIFVIRHIPLTESQEKAVFALVSSTLRLDPRTCQGGHSLLHLAAMKTNVLTSQSLLEDEHMTPFPSVAVVSFLLSCGANVNVTNDKGSSPLFMASQDILFKQEIVEVLLEAGAHVDQVTSLGERASTFLRQNSKCHINILNYTTLKCLAARVIQQYRIPYRGEVPTHLESFICMH